Proteins encoded together in one Bos indicus x Bos taurus breed Angus x Brahman F1 hybrid unplaced genomic scaffold, Bos_hybrid_MaternalHap_v2.0 tig00002408_arrow_arrow_obj, whole genome shotgun sequence window:
- the LOC113888840 gene encoding melanoma-associated antigen 10-like, translating to MPVVPTNELCTSEEDLQGQIQAEGPVEAQLLGAEAEDASTPLASFPPVSSSSAIGDAEILLMQALNRMTCELLEFLILKYGTQEPIFQAEMLNTVLRDNQAHFPVVFRKATQCLQLAFGLDMKEVDHREHIYVMVPVLGLTLNEMQRDEQSIPKAGLLVAALSLIILAGDRISEEKVWGALSKIEVFPGAQHCIYGEPKELLTQVWVRAGYLKYRQVRYSHPARYEFLWGPRAYAETSKQKVKDYLRKINGRGPRFFPPRWT from the coding sequence ATGCCTGTGGTCCCGACGAATGAGCTCTGCACTTCTGAGGAAGACCTTCAGGGCCAAATCCAGGCCGAGGGCCCAGTGGAGGCGCAGCTCCTGGGGGCTGAGGCGGAGGATGCCTCAACCCCTCTGGCCTCCTTCCCTCCAGTCTCATCTTCCTCTGCCATTGGAGATGCGGAGATCTTGCTTATGCAGGCTCTGAATAGGATGACATGTGAACTACTGGAGTTCCTGATCCTCAAGTATGGCACCCAGGAGCCGATTTTCCAGGCTGAAATGCTGAATACAGTCCTCAGGGATAACCAGGCCCACTTCCCAGTGGTCTTCCGTAAAGCCACACAGTGCCTGCAGCTGGCCTTTGGCCTGGATATGAAAGAGGTGGACCACAGAGAGCACATCTATGTCATGGTCCCTGTCCTGGGCCTCACCCTCAATGAGATGCAGAGGGATGAGCAGAGCATACCAAAGGCTGGCCTCCTGGTGGCAGCCCTGAGCCTGATTATCCTAGCAGGGGACCGGATCAGTGAGGAGAAGGTCTGGGGAGCACTTAGCAAGATAGAGGTATTTCCTGGGGCACAGCACTGCATCTATGGGGAGCCCAAGGAGCTGCTGACCCAAGTGTGGGTGCGGGCAGGGTACCTGAAGTACCGGCAGGTGCGTTACAGCCACCCTGCTCGTTACGAGTTCCTGTGGGGTCCCCGGGCCTATGCAGAGACCAGCAAGCAGAAAGTCAAGGACTATCTGCGCAAGATCAATGGAAGGGGTCCCAGGTTCTTCCCACCCCGGTGGACATAG